The region TGCCATGCAATTTGGCAGTGTGGTAGCGGTAATTCTCTATTTTTATAATGACATCCGGTTGCTGGTGGCAGGCACTGTTCAAGCCTGCAAAACTAAGGACTGGCAAGGGGAGGAATGGCGCATCACTGCAGGGATTGTGGTGGGGACAGTGCCCGTTTTAGTGTTGGGGTTTATATTCCGCCATGTAATTCCTGAAAGCCCGATCGTGATTGGGGTCACTTCAATTGTCATGGCGATTCTCCTGGGGCTAGCTGAACTAAAAGGTACGAGGAAACGCAGCTTTGCCGATTTACAAATTTGGGACGGGCTGTGGGTAGGCTTGGGACAAACCATTGCCCTTATCCCTGGGGCATCCCGATCGGGTACCACTCTAACTACTGCCCTGTTCCTGGGGCTAGAACGCCAGACCGCTGCTCGGTTTTCCTTCCTCTTGGGCATTCCCACTTTGACTATTGCTACTTTATTTCAATCCCGGCAAGCCTTTGGTCACAGGGATACCCTTCTTCTTTTAGGTGTAGGTATGATTTCCTCTTTTGTATTCTCCTATTTAGCGATCGCCTGGCTATTGCGGTTTTTTCAGACTAAAAGTAGTTGGGTGTTCATCTGGTACCGTCTCACTTTTGGCATAGTCTTAATTGCTAGTAAGTTACTACTGCCGTGGCAATAAATTAGAAATTAGTAGCAAAAAATACACCCCTCAACCCTTATCTAGCAATACTTTCTCAATAAAGAATCTTATTGACAATAGTCTGAGGTTTCATCTATAATCAGGCTAGTAAACACTCAGCATGTTTTATAGAGGGGGAACAATCATGGCAATTGCGACTACACCGGTGCAGGCGTGGGGGACGGTAAAGGCTAATGTCATTGGTTTAGAAACCGATGTCACTGTCCCCATTTGTGAAGGGATGAACATTGCTCTAGCCAGTTTCCAAGCTTTGCAAATTCAGTATCAAAAGCATCATTTTGTGGTGGAAGGCAGTGAATTTTATATGCTGCACCAGTGGTTCCAAGAAAGTGCCGATGAGGTGCGCGACCACATCCACACGATCGGGGAGCGGTTGAACGGTTTGGGTGGTGTACCTGTAGCTAGTTTTGCCCGTTTAGCAGAGTTGTGCTGTTTTACCCCTGAACCTGATGGAGCTTTTACCTGTCGCGAGATGCTCAGCCATGACCTGGAAGCCGAACAGGCTTTGGTTAATCTCCTGCGGCGGTTAGCAGCGCAGGCAGAGAGCTTAGGAGATAGAGCTACCCGTTACATGTATGAACAAATCCTCATGAAGACAGAGGAGAGAGCTTACCACAACGCTCACTTCTTGGCGCAAGACAGCCTCACCTTGGGATTTGTTGCCCGCGCTTAAGTTACCCTTGCCCCCCAGTCACCCAAGGATTGGGGGTAAACACCGTACTGGCAGGGGCTGTAGGTTTAGACCCAAAATTTTAAGCAACATTTGCTATGATATTTGTCTGTCTATAAAGTAGTGGAGATAAATGGTCAAACTGCGGCTCAAACGCTTTGGCAAGAAGGGAAAACCTACCTTTCGCATCATTGCTATTCACAGTACCACCCGTCGCCAAGCCATTCCTTTGGAGGAACTGGGCTTCTATGACCCCCGCACTAAGGAGACCCGCCTGGATGTGGAGGGGATTAAGCGTCGCCTATCCCAAGGGGCACAACCCACCGATCCCGTCCGTCGTCTTCTGGAAAAGGCTAACATCCTAGAACCGATCGCCCGTGGTTGATTTCTACAGACTCAGTCACTTTGTCTTTGCCTCCCTAGTAGAGGACCGAGAAGAATTGGCAATCGATTGCGAAACAACGGGGGGAGGACGTTATGTCCTAGTGCGGGTTGCTGTAGCTGACAACGATCGGGAGCGGGTGATTGGTAAAGGGGGCAGGACTCTTAACTTAATTAAGACAATTCTGGGACTGGCTGCTAAAAATAGTGGTCAAACTGTGGAACTCAACCTCTACACGGAGGAAAGTGGGTCATCCTCACCGCGTAAATCCCGCCGCAGCCGCCACCGCTAGATTCAGATAAGACTACTTAACTATCACTATCAGTCAAGTTTTCTCCTTGAGGCTGTATAGTCTCAGTTTCTGTTGTAAATACCAGCTCAGGTATATCAGGGGAAGAGGATTCGATAGAAGAGGGCGATAGCTTTTGCTGTGCTGGAGATGGTGCTGACACTACAGCGATCGGTTCTGTAGACTTCTGCTGTCCTGCTGTTGTCGTCGGTTCATCTGGGGTGGTCTCTGGCTGGCTTTCCTCGGTCACTGCTGGTGCTTCTCTTTGTTCCTCTCTAGTCACTGTTGCTTCTTCTGAGATAGTCTCTGGCTGGCTGCGCTCAGTCATTACTGTTACTGTCATTGGGGCAGACTCCGTTGTTTTTTCTGGGGTAGTCTCTGGTTGGCTTTGCCCAGTTACTGCTGGCGCTTCCCTGTGTTCCTCTTCAGCTGCCGTCGCTGTCCTTGGTTCAGAATCATCTATTACTGCCTCTGATTGGGTAGTAGCAGCTTGCTGGGCTGTCGTATCTGAGGTAAAGCTCCATAGATGTTGACGGGGTGCACCCAGAAGAGTAAAGTCTTCCTTAACTTTTTGGGGGTTATATTCCTCTTCTAGTTCGCTGGCAGGGAGAACCAGGATTCGTAATGCCACAACCCCTAACTGGGCACAGACATTAGCTACGAGAAAGAAGGTTAACGCCCAGAGAATTCCGAAAAATCGCCATCCACTGGGAAAAGGAGCAATAGCAGCAGCCAGAGGAGCAGCAATGTAGAGCTGACGGAAGATGGAATAGAGCAGAATTCCCACAAATAGAGCAATCCAACCCGTGGCAGGCCGTTTGACAATAGCTAAAATTTGCCGCTGGCGGAGATTAAGGTACTCTGGGGATTGATACATCAGCCCCAAGCTAAAAGGGTAGAAGGGGCGCTGCCACTGTTGCCACACGGTATAAGCAATGATGGGGATAGCCAAAATAGGCATCTCCAGCCAGCTGGGCAGCAGGGGGTCTCCCACCGCTAAACCTGCCATTGTCAATATCAGAGCCAGGGGCAGTACTGCTAGGAGGGATAGATGTGCCCATAGAAACAGTTCACTGCTCTGTTGTCGTTGTAGGAATTGCTCTAGGATGGTCATAGGTCTTCTGCTCGCCAACTCCGAATTATTGTATGGGAATGAGTGCAAACTTTAGCAGTAATCTGGAATTTGTTAACCCATACTGGCTCTGTCTGTGTTGGGGCATTGCGATCGGCAGTGCCCTGTATGCCTACTGGGGGCAGTCGCAGGCAAAGGGAGTTGTTTGGCTGGTGGGTATTCCCATTTTTTTTTCCATCGCTGCTCTCCTGTTACCTATACCAACTACAACTCAGGGGGGAATAGTTTTAGGTTACTTAACAATTGTGCAATTGTGGCTCCTTGGTTCCCGACCCCAGTTAGTCGTCAGCCCCCCTGAGCAGGCTACCATTTACCGCTGTTTTGCTGATAGTTTGTTTAACTTAGAATCTATTCACATCACTTCCGATCGTTTAATCTGTGTGGGCAGATTTCGCAGTGATAATTATTCCCTCATCCAACAGCAATTGCAGACACGGTTTGATCATTTATTGCCCCAACAATACTATGTAGCAGTTGCTCAGGGTGTGTTTCAATCACCTAGTTGTCATCTCTTGCCTGTCCCTAGACAGAACTCGATGTTATTGTGGCTATCACGTTTTCTAGCAGCAGTGGGGGCTGTTTTGATGATGCAGAAGAATTGGTTATATGTGCTGTGTATTCTTGCTATTTTAGTGGGCAGGGAGTGGGCGCGGGCAAGAGTAGGGGGACGGTTACAGCTATCACCATTGTTGACTATTCCTGGCAATGTTGCTTTTCCGATCCTAGGGATGGGACGGCATACAACTATTCCTGCTCCCGATCGCCGTTTTCTATTTTGGTTCGGTCTCACACCAGCCGTGGTAGGGCTAGTTTTATCTTTGTTGTTGTTGGTGCCAGGTTACCTGGGGGCAGAACCGAGAGCCGAGGCAGTCAGTTTTCCCAATTGGTTAGGGGGTATGTTGGGGGCGAAACTGGGGGGACTACCTCCTTGGGCTGAGGCGGGTTGGCATGGTCTGTTGATTACTGGGTTGGGTCTGCTACCGATCGGGCAGTTGGAGGGGGGACACCTGCTCCATAGTTTAGTGGGCAGTGCCAAGGCAACTTTAGTCAGTCGGATTAGCCGCGTGGTGTTACTGGCAGTGAGTTTAGTACACTACCACATATTATTGCTGCCTGCTTTAGGAGCGTTCTGGGTGGATGTAGACCGTACACCAGCGGGCAATGACCTTGATGAACTGCCAGAAGCCTATGATCTCTGTGCCATCGCCTGTTTGGGCTTGGGTCTATTGATTCTCTTCCCTGGGTGATGTTCCTCCAGCAATTACAACTGCAGAGCTTTCGCAACTACACAGACCAACTCGTAGTATTTGACCAACCAAAAACGATCGTAGTGGGAGCTAATGCCCAGGGTAAGTCAAATCTATTGGAAGCTATTCAACTGTTGGCAGTGTTGCAATCATTTCGGGTGCACAGAGACAAGGATTTAGTGCAGTGGGGTCAGAGCCAAGGGGTGATTCACGGGAAATGTGTGCGGCGTTACAGTACAGTAGATTTATGCCTCCGTTTATTTCCCCAACAGCGGCGCACGATGGTAGTCAATGGGGTGGCAGTCAAAAGCAGAGATGAATTTCTAGGCAACCTCAATGCTGTCCTCTTTTCTGCCCTCGATTTGGAGTTAGTGCGGGGTAGCCCAGAGTATCGGCGGGACTGGTTAGATAGGGTGTTATTGCAATTGGAACCCCTCTACAGTCGGTTACAGCAGGCCTACCAACGAATTTTGCAGCAACGCAATGCCCTCCTCAAAAATATAAAACAGGGAAAGATGCGCTATGACCCTGCTCAAATGGAGTTGTGGGACCAACAACTGGTCACGATCGGCAGCAAAGTGATGTGGCGGCGGCGGAAGTTAATCGATCGTCTATCTCCCCTTGCCCAGGCGTGGCATCGCACCATCAGTGCCACTGAAACTCTGAGCTTAAGCTATTT is a window of Pseudanabaenaceae cyanobacterium SKYG29 DNA encoding:
- a CDS encoding undecaprenyl-diphosphate phosphatase; this encodes MAYLQAIFLGLVQGITEFLPISSTAHLLVVTQIWGWQEVGEKYYVDAMQFGSVVAVILYFYNDIRLLVAGTVQACKTKDWQGEEWRITAGIVVGTVPVLVLGFIFRHVIPESPIVIGVTSIVMAILLGLAELKGTRKRSFADLQIWDGLWVGLGQTIALIPGASRSGTTLTTALFLGLERQTAARFSFLLGIPTLTIATLFQSRQAFGHRDTLLLLGVGMISSFVFSYLAIAWLLRFFQTKSSWVFIWYRLTFGIVLIASKLLLPWQ
- a CDS encoding ferritin-like domain-containing protein, with product MAIATTPVQAWGTVKANVIGLETDVTVPICEGMNIALASFQALQIQYQKHHFVVEGSEFYMLHQWFQESADEVRDHIHTIGERLNGLGGVPVASFARLAELCCFTPEPDGAFTCREMLSHDLEAEQALVNLLRRLAAQAESLGDRATRYMYEQILMKTEERAYHNAHFLAQDSLTLGFVARA
- the rpsP gene encoding 30S ribosomal protein S16; amino-acid sequence: MVKLRLKRFGKKGKPTFRIIAIHSTTRRQAIPLEELGFYDPRTKETRLDVEGIKRRLSQGAQPTDPVRRLLEKANILEPIARG
- a CDS encoding KH domain-containing protein, with the protein product MVDFYRLSHFVFASLVEDREELAIDCETTGGGRYVLVRVAVADNDRERVIGKGGRTLNLIKTILGLAAKNSGQTVELNLYTEESGSSSPRKSRRSRHR
- a CDS encoding low-complexity tail membrane protein encodes the protein MTILEQFLQRQQSSELFLWAHLSLLAVLPLALILTMAGLAVGDPLLPSWLEMPILAIPIIAYTVWQQWQRPFYPFSLGLMYQSPEYLNLRQRQILAIVKRPATGWIALFVGILLYSIFRQLYIAAPLAAAIAPFPSGWRFFGILWALTFFLVANVCAQLGVVALRILVLPASELEEEYNPQKVKEDFTLLGAPRQHLWSFTSDTTAQQAATTQSEAVIDDSEPRTATAAEEEHREAPAVTGQSQPETTPEKTTESAPMTVTVMTERSQPETISEEATVTREEQREAPAVTEESQPETTPDEPTTTAGQQKSTEPIAVVSAPSPAQQKLSPSSIESSSPDIPELVFTTETETIQPQGENLTDSDS
- the recF gene encoding DNA replication/repair protein RecF, with the protein product MFLQQLQLQSFRNYTDQLVVFDQPKTIVVGANAQGKSNLLEAIQLLAVLQSFRVHRDKDLVQWGQSQGVIHGKCVRRYSTVDLCLRLFPQQRRTMVVNGVAVKSRDEFLGNLNAVLFSALDLELVRGSPEYRRDWLDRVLLQLEPLYSRLQQAYQRILQQRNALLKNIKQGKMRYDPAQMELWDQQLVTIGSKVMWRRRKLIDRLSPLAQAWHRTISATETLSLSYLPRFPCSNDINAIQAAFYDHLQLRAVAEQQQGTTLVGPHRDDVQLQINDQPAKEYASQGQQRTLVLALKLAELELLQTVIGEPPLLLLDDVLAELDLSRQQALLAAVQPAAQTIITTTHLHNFADRWLNSAQILTVNGGQIQVSKKLV